A region of Paucidesulfovibrio longus DSM 6739 DNA encodes the following proteins:
- a CDS encoding metallophosphoesterase encodes MFHTILALVVTALHGYLFWRLSSIPVVRRHVPRAVLFALAAALWGCFFLDRLLAPEAASALGVFLELWSMSWMAMLFLMFVAVFAVDAATCFGLLLRRRAPTLRGAAFLVGIAFSCLALIQGLRPPEVEEYDVNLPGLPAELDGTVLVALSDLHLGTLLGREWLDARVRQVEALRPDLVVLTGDVFEGHGVPGEDLIAGLRGLSAPLGVWGVLGNHDLHMPGMDIGPVFARSGVRLLRNSRVQLAPGLVLAGVDNLSSRGDQRNIPAYFSRTLDGRPQGAAILLSHAPVGAKLAEAKGIGLMLAGHTHGGQIWPFGYLVKRQFRYFTGAYRLGPMTLIVSRGTGTWGPRMRLWLPGEIQRIALHPG; translated from the coding sequence TTGTTTCACACCATTCTCGCCCTCGTGGTCACGGCTTTGCACGGCTATCTGTTCTGGCGGCTGTCCTCGATTCCGGTTGTCCGGCGGCACGTGCCGCGAGCGGTTCTGTTCGCACTGGCAGCGGCGCTCTGGGGCTGCTTCTTCCTGGACCGTCTTCTCGCTCCGGAAGCGGCGAGCGCCCTGGGCGTGTTTCTGGAACTCTGGAGCATGTCCTGGATGGCCATGCTTTTTCTCATGTTCGTGGCGGTCTTTGCCGTGGATGCGGCGACCTGCTTCGGGCTGCTTCTGCGGCGGCGGGCTCCGACCCTGCGCGGCGCGGCGTTCCTGGTCGGGATCGCCTTTTCCTGCCTGGCCCTGATCCAGGGACTCCGGCCGCCCGAGGTCGAGGAATACGACGTGAACCTGCCGGGGCTGCCCGCGGAACTGGACGGCACCGTGCTGGTCGCGCTTTCGGACCTGCACCTGGGTACGCTGCTGGGCCGGGAATGGCTGGATGCGCGCGTCCGGCAGGTCGAGGCCCTGCGCCCCGACCTGGTGGTGCTCACGGGAGACGTCTTCGAGGGGCACGGCGTTCCCGGAGAAGATCTGATCGCGGGGCTGCGCGGGCTTTCCGCGCCGCTCGGCGTCTGGGGGGTGCTGGGAAACCACGACCTGCACATGCCCGGCATGGACATCGGACCGGTCTTTGCCCGGTCCGGGGTGCGCCTTTTGCGCAACTCCCGCGTGCAGCTCGCGCCCGGATTGGTCCTGGCCGGGGTGGACAATCTCTCTTCGCGCGGGGACCAGCGCAACATTCCGGCATATTTTTCCAGGACGCTGGACGGCCGTCCCCAAGGAGCCGCCATTCTGCTTTCGCACGCGCCCGTGGGCGCGAAACTGGCAGAGGCCAAGGGCATCGGGCTGATGCTCGCCGGACACACCCACGGCGGACAGATCTGGCCCTTCGGCTATCTCGTGAAACGGCAATTCCGCTATTTCACGGGCGCCTATCGCCTCGGTCCCATGACCCTGATCGTCTCGCGCGGGACCGGAACCTGGGGGCCGCGCATGCGGCTCTGGCTGCCGGGCGAGATTCAGCGCATCGCCCTGCACCCCGGATGA
- a CDS encoding phenylacetate--CoA ligase family protein, protein MTRKDRTEGIYSRREVLDESERRQYYQLQLKELLSYAYRYSEDVKKRFDRAQFNVEKFKTLSDLKHIPIIKKKELIFLQSMGPRLGGLLTKDLGELRRVFLSPGPIFDPEDRTEDYWGWTEGFYAAGFRSGDVTQITFNYHLAPAGLMFEEPLKALSCAVIPAGPSSTASQIEIMQKLRVTGYVGTPSFLMHLAQKAEEMGLSLRKDLFMEVAFVTGEKFSEKMRTTLEKKFDCIMRQGYGTADVGCIGYECFHKSGLHLSNRAFVEICHPDTGIPLKDGEVGEIVVTAFNKTYPLIRLATGDLGYLDRSSCQCGRTSPRLGGIVGRVDTTARIKGMFVYPHQVEQVMAQFDEIKRWQIEVTNPGGVDEMVLNIESGSFKREDELLHTFREKIKLRPVLKVLAPGTLPPQIRPIEDKRTWD, encoded by the coding sequence ATGACCCGAAAAGACCGCACCGAAGGCATCTACTCCAGGCGCGAAGTCCTGGACGAATCCGAAAGGCGGCAATACTACCAGCTGCAGCTTAAGGAGCTTCTGAGCTACGCCTACCGGTATTCGGAGGACGTGAAGAAGCGTTTCGACAGGGCACAGTTCAACGTCGAGAAGTTCAAGACCCTGTCCGACCTCAAGCATATCCCCATCATCAAAAAGAAAGAGCTGATCTTTTTGCAGTCCATGGGACCGCGCCTGGGCGGACTGCTGACCAAGGATCTCGGCGAGCTTCGCCGCGTGTTTCTCTCCCCCGGACCGATCTTCGACCCCGAAGACCGCACCGAGGACTACTGGGGCTGGACCGAGGGCTTTTATGCCGCCGGCTTCCGCTCCGGCGACGTGACCCAGATCACGTTCAACTACCATCTCGCCCCGGCGGGCCTGATGTTCGAGGAGCCGCTCAAGGCGCTTTCCTGCGCCGTGATTCCGGCCGGCCCCTCCAGCACCGCCAGCCAGATCGAGATCATGCAGAAGCTGCGCGTCACCGGATACGTGGGCACGCCCAGCTTTCTCATGCACCTGGCCCAGAAGGCCGAGGAGATGGGACTTTCCCTGCGCAAGGATCTCTTCATGGAAGTGGCCTTCGTCACGGGCGAGAAATTCTCCGAGAAGATGCGCACCACCCTGGAGAAGAAGTTCGACTGCATCATGCGCCAGGGCTACGGCACAGCGGACGTGGGCTGCATCGGCTACGAGTGCTTCCACAAGTCCGGCCTGCACCTGAGCAACCGCGCCTTCGTGGAAATCTGCCATCCGGACACGGGCATCCCGCTCAAGGACGGCGAAGTGGGCGAGATCGTGGTCACGGCCTTCAACAAGACCTACCCGCTCATCCGCCTGGCCACGGGCGACCTCGGCTACCTGGACCGCAGCTCCTGCCAGTGCGGGCGCACCAGCCCCCGCCTCGGCGGCATCGTCGGCCGGGTGGACACCACGGCCCGCATCAAGGGCATGTTCGTCTACCCGCACCAGGTCGAGCAGGTCATGGCCCAGTTCGACGAGATCAAGCGCTGGCAGATCGAGGTCACCAACCCCGGCGGCGTGGACGAGATGGTCCTGAACATCGAGTCCGGCTCCTTCAAGCGCGAGGACGAGCTGCTGCATACCTTCCGCGAGAAGATCAAGCTGCGCCCCGTGCTCAAGGTGCTTGCGCCGGGAACGCTGCCGCCGCAGATCCGTCCCATCGAGGACAAGCGCACCTGGGATTAG
- a CDS encoding quinone oxidoreductase family protein yields the protein MGKAVVLHATGGPEALSWEDFEPGTPGPGEALVAHEAVGVNFIDIYQRTGLYPLPKLPAVLGLEGAGVVEAVGEGVTEVAVGDRVAYAGGPPGAYAEKRLIPAHRLVPLPAFLSFHDAASVMLRGMTARYLLKGCYPVGPESVILVHAASGGVGTLLTQWAHSLGATVIGTVGSEAKAVQARENGCDHVILYREEDFVAGVREFTRGRGVDAVYDSVGQATFLKSLDCLRPMGMMVSFGQSSGSVEPFSPGLLASKGSLFLTRPSLMEYTRKREDLLAHAEDLFGVLEQGAVKAKINQEYPLREVGLAHSDLESRRTSGCTVLQV from the coding sequence ATGGGCAAGGCGGTCGTATTGCACGCCACAGGCGGGCCGGAAGCGCTCTCCTGGGAGGATTTCGAACCCGGAACCCCTGGTCCGGGCGAAGCGCTGGTGGCTCACGAGGCCGTGGGCGTGAATTTCATCGACATTTATCAGCGGACAGGGCTTTACCCCCTGCCGAAACTGCCTGCCGTGCTCGGCCTGGAAGGGGCGGGAGTTGTCGAGGCCGTGGGCGAGGGCGTGACCGAGGTCGCGGTGGGCGACCGGGTCGCCTATGCGGGCGGGCCTCCGGGCGCGTATGCCGAAAAACGGCTCATCCCGGCGCACCGCCTCGTGCCGCTGCCCGCTTTTCTCTCCTTTCACGACGCCGCCTCAGTCATGCTCCGGGGCATGACCGCGCGCTACCTGCTCAAGGGCTGCTACCCGGTCGGTCCGGAGAGCGTCATTCTCGTGCACGCGGCCTCCGGGGGCGTGGGCACGCTGCTGACGCAGTGGGCGCATTCCCTCGGCGCAACGGTCATCGGCACCGTGGGCAGCGAGGCAAAGGCCGTCCAGGCCAGGGAAAACGGCTGCGACCATGTCATCCTCTACCGCGAGGAGGACTTCGTGGCCGGAGTGCGGGAGTTCACGCGGGGCCGGGGCGTGGACGCGGTCTACGATTCCGTGGGACAGGCCACGTTCCTCAAGTCCCTGGACTGCCTGCGGCCCATGGGCATGATGGTTTCCTTCGGCCAGTCCTCCGGCAGCGTGGAGCCGTTCAGCCCGGGGCTGCTGGCCTCCAAGGGCTCCCTGTTCCTGACCCGGCCCAGCCTGATGGAATACACCCGCAAGCGCGAAGACCTGCTCGCGCACGCCGAGGATCTCTTCGGAGTGCTGGAACAGGGCGCGGTCAAGGCCAAGATCAATCAGGAATACCCCCTGCGCGAGGTGGGACTGGCCCACTCGGATCTGGAATCCCGCCGCACCAGCGGCTGCACCGTATTGCAGGTCTAG
- a CDS encoding DUF429 domain-containing protein, producing the protein MKLPHGLKTPQGRAYIGVDGCRGGWLAAAIGPDGLRFELHRTVAGLFGAHRDTTMLVDMPMGLPHAGEPVRRCDAEARRLLGPRRASVFSPPCREALAAGDHAEACAVNRAVTGRGLSIQAWNIARRIRELDELLRAEPGASGRLLECHPELCFAALLGAPATHPKKTRAGREQRLKTLLGLCPEAKDRIVQGLKNYAGLCAHDDFLDALVLAVCLALAEPPGDARPNRGPRSGLARLGLDPLSGNAPCDAAGLPMVIHVPPGMGGAPQPRDPSPEAGPSGR; encoded by the coding sequence ATGAAGTTGCCGCATGGACTGAAGACGCCGCAGGGGCGCGCATACATCGGCGTGGACGGCTGCCGGGGAGGATGGCTGGCCGCGGCGATCGGTCCGGACGGCCTTCGGTTCGAGCTGCACCGGACCGTTGCCGGGCTGTTCGGAGCGCACCGGGACACGACCATGCTCGTGGACATGCCCATGGGCCTGCCCCATGCCGGGGAGCCCGTTCGGCGCTGCGACGCCGAGGCGCGCAGGCTGCTCGGGCCCCGCCGTGCCAGCGTGTTTTCCCCGCCCTGCCGCGAGGCGCTCGCCGCAGGGGACCATGCCGAGGCCTGCGCCGTGAACCGTGCCGTCACGGGGCGCGGCCTGTCCATCCAGGCCTGGAACATCGCCCGGCGCATCCGGGAGCTGGACGAGCTGCTGCGGGCCGAGCCGGGAGCTTCCGGGCGGCTGCTGGAGTGCCATCCGGAGCTGTGTTTCGCCGCGCTCCTGGGAGCCCCCGCGACCCACCCCAAAAAAACCCGCGCCGGACGCGAGCAGCGGCTGAAAACCCTCCTTGGCTTGTGCCCGGAGGCCAAAGACCGTATCGTGCAGGGGTTGAAAAACTACGCCGGTCTCTGCGCGCACGACGATTTTCTGGATGCGCTGGTCCTGGCTGTCTGCCTCGCCCTGGCCGAACCGCCGGGAGACGCGAGGCCGAACAGGGGGCCGAGGAGCGGGCTGGCCCGGCTGGGCCTGGACCCGCTGAGCGGGAACGCGCCTTGTGACGCGGCGGGGCTGCCCATGGTCATTCACGTTCCGCCGGGCATGGGCGGGGCGCCCCAGCCCCGCGATCCGTCACCGGAGGCCGGGCCGTCAGGGAGATGA
- a CDS encoding ASCH domain-containing protein produces the protein MGGEETNRFCWEVHLKALSVRQPWAQLIAQGDKTIEVRNRPWSYRDQLVICATARPIELDDDGEPLPVGCAVAIVDMVDCRPLRPDDAFPACMDGDCGDFTSDECAGKWAWVLSGSRMVENVPVKGQLQPWDWKGKPL, from the coding sequence ATGGGGGGAGAGGAAACCAACCGGTTTTGCTGGGAGGTACATCTGAAGGCTTTGTCGGTACGCCAGCCATGGGCGCAGCTCATCGCTCAAGGTGATAAAACTATCGAGGTGCGCAATCGACCGTGGTCCTACAGGGACCAGCTGGTGATCTGCGCGACGGCTCGGCCGATTGAACTCGACGACGACGGGGAGCCGCTGCCCGTGGGGTGTGCCGTCGCCATAGTGGATATGGTTGACTGCCGACCACTGCGGCCAGACGATGCTTTCCCGGCTTGCATGGATGGAGATTGTGGCGATTTCACGAGTGACGAGTGCGCAGGCAAATGGGCATGGGTGCTTTCCGGCTCCCGCATGGTGGAAAATGTTCCGGTCAAGGGGCAATTGCAGCCGTGGGATTGGAAAGGAAAACCGCTTTAG